Proteins from one Nitrobacteraceae bacterium AZCC 2146 genomic window:
- a CDS encoding branched-chain amino acid transport system ATP-binding protein (product_source=KO:K01996; cath_funfam=3.40.50.300; cog=COG0410; ko=KO:K01996; pfam=PF00005; smart=SM00382; superfamily=52540) has protein sequence MLKVRNLQVRYGAVEAIRGVNIDVREGEMVALIGSNGAGKSTFLKAISGILRPSSGSVSFGGAELAGAPAHKMVAQGMMLVPEGRRLFGDQSVIDNLYLGGYRRRPPGGIAELRGMAEEYLKRFPILRERQHLPAGELSGGQQQMLAISRGMMASPRLLLLDEPSLGLAPLIVKQIFEIINELRRAGKTILLVEQMANLALKAADRAYVLERGEVVLEGSAKELLSHPRVTSGYLGRRAVERSNPTSVVQRAQSPSTAKDTDNE, from the coding sequence TTGCTCAAGGTTCGCAACCTTCAAGTTCGATACGGCGCCGTCGAAGCTATTCGCGGCGTTAACATCGACGTGCGCGAAGGTGAGATGGTGGCACTGATTGGCAGCAATGGTGCCGGCAAAAGTACCTTCCTGAAAGCGATCTCCGGCATCCTGCGGCCAAGCTCAGGCAGCGTCTCGTTTGGCGGCGCGGAACTCGCCGGCGCGCCCGCGCACAAGATGGTGGCGCAGGGCATGATGCTGGTGCCGGAGGGACGTCGGCTGTTCGGCGATCAGAGCGTGATCGACAATCTGTATCTCGGCGGCTATCGCCGCCGGCCGCCGGGCGGAATCGCCGAACTGCGCGGCATGGCCGAAGAATATCTCAAGCGCTTCCCGATCCTGCGCGAGCGGCAGCATCTTCCGGCCGGCGAGCTCAGCGGCGGCCAACAGCAGATGCTGGCGATCTCGCGCGGGATGATGGCCTCGCCGCGGCTGCTGCTGCTCGATGAACCGTCACTCGGATTGGCGCCGCTGATCGTCAAGCAGATATTCGAGATCATCAACGAGCTGCGCCGCGCGGGAAAGACTATCCTGCTGGTCGAGCAGATGGCCAATCTCGCCCTAAAGGCCGCCGACCGCGCCTATGTGCTCGAACGAGGCGAAGTCGTCCTCGAAGGAAGCGCCAAGGAACTACTTTCACATCCGCGGGTAACCAGCGGCTACCTCGGTCGCCGGGCCGTCGAACGTTCCAACCCGACAAGCGTGGTTCAACGCGCGCAATCCCCCAGCACAGCAAAGGACACCGACAATGAATGA
- a CDS encoding branched-chain amino acid transport system substrate-binding protein (product_source=KO:K01999; cath_funfam=3.40.50.2300; cleavage_site_network=SignalP-noTM; cog=COG0683; ko=KO:K01999; pfam=PF13458; superfamily=53822) has protein sequence MNDDLASPKMLSSRRTALKLGAAATLALGIRPSSAMAQTGPIKIGLSAAFSGPNAQAGQTIQLGADLAIDEINAAGGVLGRPFALVTRDNEHKLDRGVSQARELVEREGCAAILGSQGSFIGVAVIDTMNELQVPWFGTSVGGVGIIENGRKPNYMFRVATNDRDVAKFLVGYGVDKGGSKKIGILVEDTGWGVPAIDDLKAALKSHNLEAVSVDKLKVGDVDFTPQMQRASKAEAETILTFTNGPEMANALKAANKIGYKPKVIGAWGLAGATFPSLAGPLGNGVMVMQTFTFVNNDKPKAQALFKRLTAKNSVRDPAEIPFPSYVGNTYDAVHMIALAIKKAGATDGPKMLAALENLGDYQGLIKNYANPFSPTDHEALNPQDYAMTVWNGTRLELTT, from the coding sequence ATGAATGACGATCTGGCTTCGCCTAAGATGCTTTCTTCCCGTCGTACCGCCCTGAAGCTCGGCGCTGCAGCCACGCTTGCGTTGGGCATCCGCCCCTCATCCGCGATGGCACAGACTGGTCCGATCAAGATCGGCCTTTCGGCGGCATTCTCCGGCCCCAACGCCCAGGCCGGACAGACCATCCAGCTCGGCGCCGATCTTGCCATCGATGAGATCAACGCCGCCGGCGGCGTGCTTGGGCGGCCGTTTGCGCTGGTCACCCGCGACAACGAGCACAAGCTTGACCGCGGCGTCTCCCAGGCGCGCGAACTCGTCGAGCGAGAGGGCTGCGCGGCGATCCTGGGCTCGCAGGGCAGTTTCATCGGCGTCGCTGTGATCGACACAATGAATGAATTGCAGGTACCATGGTTCGGCACCTCGGTCGGCGGCGTCGGCATCATCGAGAATGGCCGCAAGCCGAACTACATGTTTCGCGTTGCGACCAATGACCGCGACGTTGCCAAATTCCTGGTCGGCTACGGCGTCGACAAGGGTGGCAGCAAAAAGATCGGCATCCTTGTCGAGGATACCGGCTGGGGAGTCCCGGCGATCGACGATCTCAAGGCGGCCCTGAAATCACACAACCTCGAAGCTGTCTCGGTCGACAAGCTGAAAGTCGGCGACGTCGACTTTACGCCGCAGATGCAGCGCGCCAGCAAGGCCGAAGCCGAAACGATCCTGACCTTCACTAACGGCCCGGAAATGGCCAATGCGCTCAAGGCCGCCAACAAGATCGGTTACAAGCCCAAGGTGATCGGCGCCTGGGGTCTCGCCGGCGCGACCTTCCCATCGCTCGCCGGCCCGCTCGGCAACGGCGTGATGGTCATGCAGACCTTCACCTTCGTCAACAACGACAAGCCGAAGGCGCAGGCGCTGTTCAAGCGCCTGACCGCCAAAAACTCCGTCAGGGACCCGGCGGAGATTCCGTTCCCGAGCTATGTCGGCAATACCTATGACGCCGTGCACATGATCGCCCTGGCGATCAAGAAAGCCGGCGCCACCGACGGGCCCAAGATGCTCGCCGCGCTGGAAAATCTCGGCGACTACCAGGGCCTCATCAAAAACTACGCAAACCCGTTCTCGCCTACCGACCATGAAGCGCTGAACCCGCAGGATTACGCCATGACCGTCTGGAACGGGACACGGCTCGAACTGACCACCTGA
- a CDS encoding LysR family nitrogen assimilation transcriptional regulator (product_source=KO:K19338; cath_funfam=1.10.10.10,3.40.190.10; cog=COG0583; ko=KO:K19338; pfam=PF00126,PF03466; superfamily=46785,53850): protein MNLRELNYFIAVGEAESVTKASLNLRISQPALTRHLKHLEMRVGARLTQRNGRGIALTDLGRQFLGRIKPLIAELQLAETELTNEACPEPLRLSMGLPSSLGRLADRFIERMQTQWPASQLQVVDGWSRFVVDWILSGQLDLGIVYDYNCHNTALELVPLVLEEHFLVGPAGDQYAGRGEISLADAARLPLILPSRPHGLRLAADKHFEALGSPVKPVVELDSIPTIKKLIERGSGYSILSQSEIIFNNATSLEAARIVDPPFLRTLSLAWRRDSAKRKSLLAMSKVMHSEVQSIVDEGLWGRAIGCGNAN, encoded by the coding sequence ATGAATCTTCGAGAGCTCAATTATTTCATCGCCGTGGGCGAGGCCGAGAGCGTCACCAAGGCGTCGCTCAATCTGCGGATTTCGCAGCCTGCACTCACACGTCATCTCAAGCATCTCGAAATGCGCGTTGGCGCGCGGCTGACCCAGCGCAATGGGCGCGGCATCGCCCTAACGGATTTGGGCCGGCAATTTCTCGGACGAATCAAGCCGCTGATCGCAGAACTTCAGCTCGCCGAAACGGAACTGACCAACGAGGCTTGCCCCGAACCTCTGAGACTCTCCATGGGGCTTCCATCCTCGCTCGGCAGACTCGCCGACCGCTTCATTGAGCGCATGCAAACGCAATGGCCGGCGTCCCAACTGCAGGTGGTCGATGGCTGGTCGCGCTTCGTCGTCGACTGGATCCTGTCCGGCCAGCTCGATCTCGGCATCGTCTACGACTATAACTGCCACAACACCGCGCTTGAGCTCGTGCCGCTGGTCCTCGAAGAGCACTTTCTGGTCGGCCCCGCGGGCGACCAGTACGCCGGCAGGGGTGAGATATCGCTCGCCGACGCGGCGCGACTGCCGCTGATCCTACCCAGTCGCCCGCATGGCTTGCGGCTCGCCGCAGACAAGCATTTCGAAGCGCTCGGATCCCCGGTCAAGCCTGTCGTGGAACTCGATTCGATCCCGACGATCAAGAAACTGATTGAACGCGGCTCCGGTTATTCGATTCTCTCGCAGAGCGAGATCATCTTCAACAACGCGACGTCTCTTGAAGCCGCAAGGATCGTCGATCCGCCATTCCTCCGCACGCTGAGCCTGGCATGGCGCCGCGATTCAGCGAAACGGAAGAGTCTCCTCGCCATGTCGAAAGTAATGCATTCTGAAGTACAGTCGATCGT